TGAAAATTACTGCTCCTCTTCGCTACGATATAAATGTTCTTCCAATTGTTCTCTGATCCATGTTGGAATAGGCTCTGATTTCTTTTCCTCCTGGTTATAGTTCACATAAATCGCTGTTCCTTTCGTGCAAAGGGTACCGTTTTGGTGAATCTCTTCATATAATTCCAGGCTCGATGTCCCGATTCGCTTCACCCATGTGTATATTTCAACATCTGTACCGAAGTATATCTGGCTCCTATAATCAATCGAGACATGGAGGATAATCATTCGCCACTTTTCAAACGAATCATCCGGTGTGAACAATTTAAAAATAGGATTTCGTGCTGCTTCCAACCAGACAGGTAAAGTGGTGTTATTAATATGGCCGACACCGTCTGTTTCAGAAACTCTCGGCTCTATTATTTTTCTGTACATATCTACCCTCCATTTGTGCGAAAAGTCAGCTGGTGAACTACCCACCACTTAAACACTCGCGTGTTTTGAAATGGGGGATTCTTGGGTAATTGCTCCTTTTGATAGCTGACAAAGTATACCAAGCCAACCCTCTTGTTCCAAGAGTTTATATTTATATTAAGTGGTTGCTAATAAGCGCAACCCATCTTTTTTGATATTTAGCGCGGCATTATAATCTCTGTTGAGATTTAGGCCGCAATCGCATTGGTACGTGCGTTCTGATAACGACATTTCTCTCATCGAGCCACAACTTGAGCAAGTCTTCGTAGACGGAAACCATTTATTTATTTTGATAAGTTGCTTCCCTTGCTCTTTTAGTTTGTAACGCAAAAAAGAAGTGAACATCCCCCATCCGTTGTCAGACACGCTGTTACCGAAATTGATGGCTTGTGACATCCCTTTCATATCCAAGTCCTCAATAATCACCGCATCAAAAGATACGGCCAATGCCTTGGATTGATGATGGAGAAATTTTTGCGTTGATTAGCGACTTTTTCTTGTATCTTCGAGACGTTCACACGTTGTTTGTTCCAATTTGAAGAACCTTTTTTTTCGTGAAAGTTTACGCTGTTCAGACGCTAATTTCTCAAGCATTTGCCGATAGAAACGCGGGTAATTGGCTTTCTTACCTGTTTCACTATCGACGAATAGCCCATTCATCGCAAAATCTAAACCTACAACATCTTCAATGGTCCTTATCCTTATCCTTATGCTTAACCTCTTTTTCCACCAGTGGTTAGGCAACAAAAACTTCTTGACCAAAACATTTCTTTCTATAATTTTTTCCGAACATAAGGAAATTTCTTTTTAATAAGCCTTGAACTTGCGCTTTTTTAAGCGTTGATAAATTTGGACAATTCGCTATTAGGCTGTGCTTTGAAAAGAATGTGTATATGGTCACTATCATGATCCCACTCAACCAATGCAATATTATAACGCTCACCCAGCGACACGAATTTATCCATCGATAACCTTTCTTCGATATTTCACGACGAGTACAAGGTGATCATACATCAAGAACACTGAATGGTTGTTACTGTCAAATTTCATTGTTATATCAATCCTTACTCTTTCTAAGGTCGATTATAGCATATTTGAAAAAACGACGAAAATACGTTCGGACTAAAGCCCAACCGAAAGAAATCTCCCCTTAGCTAACGCTTGAAGAGGGAGATTTCTTTCGGAAAGGCGTTAAAATGTAACGATAATCCGGGACGCATCTCCTGTGGCCAGTTTATCAAATCCTTGATTAATGTCCTCGAGCGAGATGGTTTCTGTCACTAATTGATGGACTTGCAGACGTTCCTGTTTAAATAAGTCGATAAACCTCGGAATGTCTCTGTCCGGAATACAACTGCCGACATACGATCCTTTCAAGGTCTTTTCTTCTGCCGTTAAACTGACATAGGGGAAAGAAAAGTGATGGTTCGGATCCGGCAGTCCTGTCGTAACGGTTGTCCCTCCGCGTTTTGTAATTCCGTAAGCAACTTCCATGGCCGGCACGGCTCCGGCTGTTTCGAATACATAATCGAGACCGCCGCCGGTTGTTTTCCGAATTTGGTCGATGACCCCTTCCTCTGCGGAATTGAATGTTTCCGTGGCTCCCAGTTCCCGTGCCAAAGCCAATTTCTTATCGTTAATGTCTAGGGCCACGACTTTTCCGGCTCCGGACGCCCTTGCACCGATAAGCGCGCTTAGTCCAACCCCGCCAAGTCCTACAATGGCTGTTGTTTCCCCCATGTTTATCCCCGCAGTATTCACCACTGCACCAACACCCGTGATCACTGCGCAGCCGAACAGGGCAGCTTGTTCAAACGGAATGTCTTTATCTACTTTGAC
The Salicibibacter kimchii DNA segment above includes these coding regions:
- a CDS encoding acyl-CoA thioesterase, with translation MYRKIIEPRVSETDGVGHINNTTLPVWLEAARNPIFKLFTPDDSFEKWRMIILHVSIDYRSQIYFGTDVEIYTWVKRIGTSSLELYEEIHQNGTLCTKGTAIYVNYNQEEKKSEPIPTWIREQLEEHLYRSEEEQ
- a CDS encoding zinc-dependent alcohol dehydrogenase family protein; its protein translation is MKIKSAVLRESGAPSPYEQSCPLNIETLELDPPQQGEVLIQIKAASLCHSDLSVINGSRTRPLPMALGHEASGVVVEAGEGVNDLEPGDHVACVFIPSCGRCLPCKEGRPALCENGAKSNNEGTLLNGGKRLHAEGKLIHHHLGVSAFSEYAVVAEQSLVKVDKDIPFEQAALFGCAVITGVGAVVNTAGINMGETTAIVGLGGVGLSALIGARASGAGKVVALDINDKKLALARELGATETFNSAEEGVIDQIRKTTGGGLDYVFETAGAVPAMEVAYGITKRGGTTVTTGLPDPNHHFSFPYVSLTAEEKTLKGSYVGSCIPDRDIPRFIDLFKQERLQVHQLVTETISLEDINQGFDKLATGDASRIIVTF